The following proteins come from a genomic window of Oncorhynchus mykiss isolate Arlee chromosome 19, USDA_OmykA_1.1, whole genome shotgun sequence:
- the LOC110497493 gene encoding ADP/ATP translocase 2: MSDAVVSFIKDFLAGGIAAAISKTAVAPIERVKLLLQVQHASQQITKEMQYKGIMDCVRRIPKEQGFISFWRGNLANVIRYFPTQALNFAFKDKYKKIFLGGVDQKTQFWRWFAGNLASGGAAGATSLCFVYPLDFARTRLAADIGKSGAEREFSGLGSCLSKIYKADGIKGLYQGFNVSVQGIIIYRAAYFGVYDTAKGMLPDPKNTHIFVSWMIAQSVTAAAGIISYPFDTVRRRMMMQSGRKSADIMYTGTIDCWKKIAKNEGGKAFFKGAWSNVIRGMGGAFVLVLYDEIKKYT; the protein is encoded by the exons ATGTCGGACGCGGTGGTTAGCTTCATTAAGGACTTTTTGGCCGGTGGCATTGCTGCTGCCATCTCCAAGACAGCTGTTGCTCCAATTGAGAGAGTAAAGTTGTTGCTCCAG GTCCAACATGCCAGCCAACAAATCACAAAGGAAATGCAGTACAAAGGGATCATGGACTGCGTCAGGAGGATTCCCAAGGAGCAAGGCTTTATCTCCTTCTGGAGAGGCAACCTGGCCAATGTGATCCGTTACTTCCCCACCCAAGCCCTCAACTTTGCTTTCAAGGACAAGTACAAGAAGATCTTCCTTGGAGGAGTGGACCAGAAGACACAGTTCTGGCGTTGGTTCGCCGGTAACCTGGCATCTGGTGGCGCGGCGGGTGCCACCTCTCTTTGCTTCGTTTACCCACTTGACTTCGCCAGAACCAGGCTTGCGGCCGACATCGGAAAAAGCGGAGCCGAGAGAGAGTTCAGCGGTCTTGGCAGCTGTCTCAGCAAAATCTACAAAGCCGACGGTATCAAGGGTCTGTACCAGGGATTCAACGTGTCTGTCCAAGGCATCATCATCTACAGAGCTGCTTACTTCGGAGTCTACGACACAGCCAAGG GTATGCTGCCCGACCCCAAGAACACGCACATCTTCGTCAGCTGGATGATTGCCCAGAGCGTCACCGCAGCCGCCGGTATCATTTCATACCCCTTTGACACCGTCAGACGTCGTATGATGATGCAGTCAGGACGCAAATCAG CGGACATCATGTACACTGGCACAATCGACTGCTGGAAGAAGATCGCCAAGAACGAGGGAGGAAAAGCCTTCTTCAAGGGGGCCTGGTCCAACGTGATCCGAGGCATGGGCGGTGCCTTCGTCTTGGTGCTCTACGACGAGATCAAAAAGTACACATAA
- the LOC110497491 gene encoding cilia- and flagella-associated protein 97, with translation MRPTWGMKRAEQLADYQCQAGYLGIATALSAIDRSPSNMERTSSRTSAGKIPRPGSTNHHHSARASYAIAITATPLPRHASAAASRATWS, from the exons ATGAGGCCCACCTGGGGCATGAAGAGGGCAGAGCAGCTGGCAGACTACCAGTGCCAGGCCGGATACCTGGGCATCGCCACCGCGCTCTCTGCCATAGACAGATCGCCCTCCAATATGGAACGGACCTCCAGCAGAACGTCAGCAG GAAAGATCCCCAGGCCTGGCAGTACCAACCACCACCACAGTGCCAGGGCATCATATGCTATCGCTATCACCGCCACACCCCTACCCAGGCATGCCAGTGCGGCAGCGTCCCGGGCAACCTGGTCGTGA